The Campylobacter sp. RM10537 genome has a segment encoding these proteins:
- a CDS encoding efflux RND transporter periplasmic adaptor subunit, translated as MKKKIIFIIIFLIVIISGVYYWFFYNTEKVTYLTQKIQRENISQSIEAIGKVYAKDQVDVGAQVSGQIVKRYVDVGSRVKQGDLIAQIDKDKQQNDLDITKAQLQSAKANLESKKIALDIALRQYEREKKLYAVKATSLENLESQKNNYYTLRANVADLNAQVVQLEITLKNAQKDLDYTTITAPINGVIINVAVDEGQTVNANQNTPTIVRIANLDEMEVRMEIAEADVSKIKIGTELNFSLLSDPQKTYHAKIESIDPADTEVSDSSSNSNSSSSSSSSNAIYYYAKFYVPNKDNFLRIGMSVENEIIVASAKNAIVVPNYAIKNDDKGYYVEVLENDEVIKKYVKLGIKDAINTEILKGVNEGENLILSSSADGLASKIKLRF; from the coding sequence ATGAAAAAAAAGATTATTTTTATCATAATATTTTTAATTGTTATTATTAGTGGAGTTTATTATTGGTTTTTTTATAATACAGAAAAAGTGACCTATCTTACTCAAAAAATACAAAGAGAAAATATATCCCAATCCATAGAAGCTATTGGAAAAGTTTATGCTAAAGATCAAGTTGATGTTGGAGCTCAGGTTAGTGGACAAATTGTGAAGCGCTATGTAGATGTAGGATCACGAGTAAAACAAGGAGATTTGATTGCTCAAATTGATAAAGATAAGCAGCAAAATGATTTGGATATTACAAAAGCACAACTTCAAAGTGCTAAAGCAAATTTAGAAAGTAAAAAAATTGCTCTAGATATTGCTTTAAGGCAGTATGAAAGAGAAAAGAAGCTTTATGCTGTGAAGGCAACTTCTTTAGAGAATTTAGAGAGTCAAAAAAATAATTATTATACGCTTAGGGCTAATGTTGCTGATCTTAATGCACAGGTTGTTCAACTTGAAATCACACTTAAAAATGCTCAAAAAGATTTAGACTATACTACAATAACAGCTCCCATTAATGGAGTGATTATCAATGTAGCAGTAGATGAAGGGCAAACTGTTAATGCAAATCAAAATACACCAACTATAGTTCGTATAGCTAATTTAGATGAGATGGAAGTAAGAATGGAAATTGCAGAAGCGGATGTGAGTAAAATAAAAATAGGTACAGAGCTTAATTTTTCTTTATTGAGCGATCCTCAAAAGACTTACCATGCTAAAATAGAAAGCATTGATCCAGCTGATACTGAGGTAAGTGATTCTAGTTCAAATTCAAATTCAAGCTCTTCTAGCTCAAGTTCTAATGCCATATATTATTATGCTAAATTTTACGTTCCTAATAAAGATAATTTTTTGCGTATAGGTATGAGTGTTGAAAATGAAATTATCGTTGCAAGTGCTAAAAATGCGATTGTTGTTCCAAATTATGCGATTAAAAACGATGATAAGGGTTATTATGTTGAGGTTTTAGAAAATGATGAAGTCATTAAAAAATACGTAAAACTTGGGATTAAAGATGCTATTAATACTGAAATTTTAAAAGGTGTAAATGAAGGTGAGAATTTAATACTTAGTTCTAGTGCTGATGGACTTGCATCAAAAATTAAGTTGAGATTTTAA
- a CDS encoding ABC transporter permease, with the protein MIYLRNIYKNIGENTILKNINLDIEKGEFVAIIGQSGSGKTSLLNIIGTLDSPSSGNYLLDGYEVTKLNNDEKARLRREKIGFIFQRYNLLNLFNSSENVSLPAIYAGKNVQERRQRSKELLSDLGLEHKLYSKPNELSGGQQQRVSIARALMNGGELILADEPTGALDSKSGIMVLEILQKLNKQGHTIVLVTHDPKIAQQAKRVIEIKDGEILSDTKEKNIVNSQEIISKMMTKEKKTLSLLKNQAFECFKIAYSSIIAHKLRSILTMLGIIIGIASVVCVVALGLGSQAKVLQSISDLGTSSIEIFPGKGFGDLRSGKTRLNFSDLKTLKSLNFLEAVDAYTSSSGVATYSNISLNAKAEGVGVNNFAIDGLKIDTGRILSEDEVQHSSNVVVLDFNAKKNLFPELNNEDVLGRVVIFDSQPFKIIGILKKDQNKIFDDNVVRLYIPYTTLMNKITGDKKLREIIVKVKDDMDSTLAENAIIRVLTLKRGQKDFFTFNSDTFRKTFTANKRTTTILTICVAVIALVVGGIGVMNIMLVSVSERTREIGIRMAIGARREDIMMQFLIEAIMICTIGAILGVVLSVFVIFAFNHLSTDFPMILNAYSIFLGLLSSILIGVIFGFFPAKNAANLNPIHALSKE; encoded by the coding sequence ATGATTTATTTGAGAAATATCTATAAAAATATAGGTGAAAACACTATTTTAAAAAATATCAACCTTGATATAGAAAAAGGTGAATTTGTAGCTATTATCGGTCAAAGCGGGAGTGGTAAAACTTCTTTGCTTAATATTATAGGTACTTTAGATAGTCCAAGCAGTGGAAATTATTTATTGGATGGATATGAGGTTACAAAGCTTAATAATGATGAAAAAGCAAGACTAAGACGTGAAAAAATAGGTTTCATTTTTCAACGTTACAATCTTTTAAATTTATTCAATTCTAGTGAAAATGTTTCTTTACCTGCTATTTATGCGGGCAAAAATGTACAAGAGAGAAGGCAAAGATCTAAGGAATTGTTAAGCGATCTTGGTCTTGAACATAAGCTTTATTCTAAGCCTAATGAATTAAGTGGTGGCCAGCAACAACGTGTTTCCATAGCAAGGGCTTTGATGAATGGTGGAGAATTGATTTTAGCTGATGAGCCAACTGGGGCTTTGGATAGTAAAAGTGGAATTATGGTGCTTGAAATTTTACAAAAATTAAATAAGCAGGGTCATACTATTGTTTTAGTTACCCATGATCCAAAAATCGCACAACAAGCTAAAAGAGTGATTGAAATAAAAGATGGTGAAATTTTAAGTGATACTAAAGAAAAAAATATTGTCAATAGTCAAGAAATTATTTCCAAGATGATGACAAAAGAAAAAAAAACCTTATCTTTACTTAAAAATCAAGCTTTTGAATGTTTTAAAATTGCTTATTCTTCTATAATCGCACATAAGCTACGTTCAATTTTAACTATGCTTGGTATTATTATAGGAATTGCTTCTGTAGTTTGTGTAGTGGCTTTAGGGCTTGGTTCTCAAGCTAAGGTTTTGCAATCCATTTCTGATCTTGGTACTAGTAGTATAGAAATCTTTCCTGGTAAAGGTTTTGGAGATTTGCGTTCGGGTAAAACAAGACTTAATTTTAGCGATTTAAAAACTTTAAAAAGCTTAAATTTTTTAGAAGCAGTAGATGCTTATACTAGCTCTTCAGGCGTGGCAACTTATAGTAATATTTCTTTAAATGCTAAGGCTGAAGGAGTTGGAGTTAATAATTTTGCTATTGATGGCTTAAAGATTGATACAGGAAGAATTTTAAGCGAAGATGAGGTGCAACATAGTTCAAATGTTGTTGTTCTTGATTTTAATGCTAAAAAGAATTTATTTCCAGAATTAAATAATGAAGATGTTTTAGGGCGCGTGGTAATCTTTGATTCTCAACCTTTTAAGATTATAGGAATTTTAAAAAAAGATCAAAATAAAATATTTGATGATAATGTTGTGCGTCTTTATATTCCTTATACAACGCTTATGAATAAAATCACTGGCGATAAAAAATTACGTGAAATCATAGTAAAGGTTAAAGATGATATGGACTCTACTTTAGCTGAAAATGCGATTATACGTGTTTTAACCCTTAAAAGAGGACAAAAAGATTTTTTTACTTTTAATTCTGATACTTTTAGAAAAACCTTTACAGCCAATAAAAGAACAACGACTATACTTACAATTTGTGTAGCAGTTATTGCTCTTGTAGTTGGAGGAATTGGCGTGATGAATATCATGCTTGTTTCGGTAAGTGAAAGAACAAGAGAAATTGGAATTCGTATGGCAATAGGCGCTAGAAGAGAAGATATTATGATGCAATTTTTAATTGAAGCAATTATGATATGTACTATAGGAGCGATTTTAGGGGTTGTTTTATCTGTATTTGTCATCTTTGCTTTTAATCATTTAAGTACCGATTTTCCAATGATTTTAAATGCATATTCTATATTTTTAGGACTTTTAAGTTCAATTTTAATCGGAGTGATTTTTGGATTTTTTCCTGCAAAAAATGCAGCAAATTTAAATCCTATTCATGCTTTATCAAAGGAATAA
- a CDS encoding TolC family protein, protein MKIFISFLIGFFITACGTKLVLPKEPLIKQNDLKDLNISYEWYKAYDNKHLNEFINYVLKNNSDVKVASLNLLSALARADLIDYDLYPSLSGNLDFTKNKNLNSGLESKNFNNALNLSYELDIYGKIRDSAKASEFSAKASEYDLQNLKISMVNTALNDVFELAYFNDMQNLLEQYFQNLTQMKELYTYKYKLGKIEELDLLNLEQNTLKAKQNLLSNEQNRNLLIKNLQDLLGKKEGFSYIEYFKTLSLSDFKELKPKFNIPLKTLAYRPDVQAKINNLKSAFKDYTSMQKSILPNISLGGILNGSDENFNDSFKFEILSGNIKISLPFLDYGRVRQNIKISEFEYDKLLVEYEQILQSAINEYELNYKDYQSNISLLKNLEIINAKQKLIKNAYYEKYNLGKSELKDYLDASNALNSSEEELLRAKFNLYKIINLYYQITAIGEIPF, encoded by the coding sequence ATGAAAATCTTCATCAGTTTTTTAATTGGTTTTTTCATAACAGCTTGTGGAACAAAATTGGTTTTACCTAAAGAACCTTTAATAAAACAGAACGATTTAAAAGATTTAAATATAAGCTATGAATGGTATAAAGCTTACGACAATAAGCATTTAAATGAATTTATAAATTATGTTTTGAAAAACAATAGCGATGTTAAGGTAGCGAGCTTAAATTTATTAAGTGCTTTAGCTAGAGCTGATTTGATTGATTATGATTTATATCCAAGTTTAAGCGGTAATTTAGATTTTACAAAGAACAAAAATTTAAATTCAGGATTAGAGAGTAAAAATTTTAATAATGCCTTAAATTTAAGTTATGAACTGGATATTTATGGAAAGATAAGAGATAGTGCAAAAGCAAGTGAATTTAGTGCAAAAGCAAGTGAATATGATTTGCAAAATTTAAAAATCAGTATGGTTAATACAGCTTTAAATGATGTTTTTGAACTTGCTTATTTTAATGATATGCAAAATTTACTTGAGCAATATTTTCAAAATCTAACTCAAATGAAAGAACTTTATACTTATAAATATAAGCTTGGAAAGATAGAAGAACTTGATTTACTTAATTTGGAGCAAAATACTTTAAAAGCTAAGCAAAATCTTTTAAGTAATGAACAAAATAGAAATTTATTAATTAAAAATTTGCAAGATTTATTGGGCAAAAAAGAGGGATTTTCTTATATAGAATATTTTAAAACCTTGTCTTTATCTGATTTTAAAGAATTAAAACCCAAATTTAACATTCCTTTAAAAACACTTGCTTATCGTCCGGATGTGCAAGCTAAGATTAACAATCTAAAGTCTGCTTTTAAAGATTATACTTCCATGCAAAAATCTATATTGCCAAATATTTCCTTGGGTGGAATTTTAAATGGTAGTGATGAAAATTTTAACGATAGTTTTAAATTTGAAATATTAAGCGGAAATATTAAAATTTCTCTTCCTTTTCTTGATTATGGTAGAGTGCGTCAAAATATTAAAATTTCGGAATTTGAATACGATAAGCTTTTAGTAGAATACGAGCAAATTTTGCAAAGTGCAATCAATGAATATGAACTCAATTATAAGGATTACCAAAGCAATATTTCACTTTTAAAAAATTTAGAAATTATTAATGCAAAACAAAAATTAATCAAAAATGCTTATTATGAAAAGTATAATTTAGGAAAAAGTGAATTAAAAGATTATTTAGATGCCTCTAATGCTTTAAATTCCAGCGAAGAAGAACTTTTAAGAGCAAAATTTAATCTTTATAAAATCATTAATTTATATTATCAAATTACTGCTATAGGGGAAATTCCTTTTTAA